The genome window TCCATTCAAGCCGCGAACGAAGCTATCAATTCTCCGCTTCTCGACAATGTATCGATCACGGAAGCTTCAAGTGTCTTGGTAAACATAACAGGTCCGGACGACCTCAAGCTTGAAGAAATTGACAATGTGATGAAACTCATTCAGGAAAAAATCGGAGATGACAGCGAAAAGGAGATTTTGTTCGGTATCAGATACGAAAACACTTTGGACAACAGAATAGAAATCACGATTATCGCGACTGGGATAGGCGTCAAAAAAGGCAGAAAGGACAACAGAAAAGAAGATTTCGTTTTGAACAGAAACGAAAGAACAAATACATCTGAAAATCAATGGGCATGGAATTCTGAAGACACAAAGGACGAGCTTTTTGATTCAGAAATACTCGAAAACGCAGAAGAATCAGTTGAAGAGACTGAAGAAGAAAGGGAAAACCGTAAAAAAGAGATTTTCAACAAGAGACAGAGAATGAGAAAAAACCGACCTATTGAAGATGAACTAGATTTATACAACGCCGATGAACTAACTGAACCCGCTTATTTGAGAAGGCAGAACAATTGATTGTAAGTTCTTTTGCAATTTTGATCCATATAGAGATTAAAGGTTTATTAGAAAAGTCAATAAATTGACAAATTATGCGTTTAGCTGTAATAAATAATAAAAGGTCGGCAAATTCTCGACCTGTGATAAGAACCTCTCACGAGAGCGAGAATGTTATTTTCGCAGATGAAAATCTTGTAAAGGTTTTAGTTCCTGAAATTTCTTTTGCCGGCTTCTGCGCAAAAAAGGATTTACTGCGAAAGAAATCAAGCCATGGGAAGAGACCATTTTTGGAAAGAGGTAAAAAATGGGGATAACACCGCTCGAAATAAGGAAAATGGAGTTTAAAAAATCTTTCAGAGGTTTTGACGTTCAGGAAGTTCAAAGTTTTCTTGAAATAGTCGCCGACCAGTTGGAAGGTCTAAACAGAGAAAACATGTCAATAAAGGAACAACTCAGGAGCTTGGAACAAAGGCTGGATGATTATAAAAGCATGGAGTCCACTTTGCAGAGCACTCTTACATCGGCTCAGAAAACATCGGAGCAGATAAGGAAAAATGCCGAGCAGGAATCGGATCTCATAATTCAGAACGCCAAACTGCAGGCGGAAACAATAATGGAAAAAGCGAGATCGCAGGTCGTTGAAATAACCAGCGAGATATCCGCTTTGAACACCCATAAGGTGAGCATAAAAGCGCAGATCAAAGGATTCCTCGAAGCTCAGCTCAAAGCTATTGAGACAGGCGAAATAAAATACAAAAAAGTGGAAATTGACGATGCTTTTCCTCAAATAAAACGCAAAATAAAAACAAATGCACCGACGCTTGACAATCTCTTCGAACAAAAAAATATTTAGCGTTATACTTTTCGCTATACTGGCTTGTTCAGTCAGGGCTCCCTCAAAAAGACTTGACAGAGCAAGGCAACTTTATTACGACGGATTTTATGACAGAGCAAAAGTTGTACTCGATTCTTCAATTTCATTTGATCACCTAAGCGATGACGAAAGATTGGCAGGACTTGTCCTGTCGGCGGACATTGACATAAAAAGAGGGGAATACGCGAGTTCTTCAGCTGTCCTGGAGGAAATCTATTCGAGCAGAATGGATTTCAAAGATACCGTAGTGATGAGATACCAGCAGATAATTGATAAATTGGCTTACGAGGGGAGATTTTCAGAAGAGATTTATTTTTCAAAAAAACTTTTCCTCATAGACCAAAACGCGGTCAGAAAAGAAATACTGCCGGAGTTGACGAGGTCTTTTTTGATGTCCGCTGATACCGCGAACGCTATGAACACCCTTTTGCGATCTCTTTTGTTCGAGGAAAATTCTCTTAACGCGTGCATGACTTTGAGCGACATTTATAAAAACAGGAAAATGTATGAAGTGGCAGTTTCTTGGCTGGATTCAGCTATTATAAAACCTGATGCCGACAAAATTCAGATAATGCAGGATAAAGCCGATATACTCGTTGAGATGTCAAAAGAATTGATTCGGCAGAAAAGACAGGGAGAAGCATTGAATTATCTTGCGGAAGCTTCTTATCTGACTCAAGGCTCTACTTCAGCTGAAGCAGCTTGGCTCGCGGGGAGCTTGTATGTCGCTTCTGAAAATTACCAAAAGGGTAGAATATTTCTTGAAAGAGTTTTGGAATTGGAAAGAAGTTCTATAACGAGAGAAAAAGCAATAAAGATGTTACAAATGATTTAGGAGAAAACGTGAGGATAATTTTCATCGCTTTAATTTTGGCGTTTCTTGGATGTTCGACCAAGAGAATTGACATAGCAAGGTATACGGACGAGGAAGCCGCACTGGCAGTCGCTCAGGATCTTTTCGAAAACCGAAAATACGATGAAGCTGCCCAGGCTTTCAACTATGTCTATATGGGGTTTGATTTTACCAGAAACAAAAGTTACGCCCTTTACATGGCTGGACTGTCGTATTACGAAGACGGAAAATACGATGATGCGATTGAAACTTTCAAAGTATTTTACGGAAAATATGGAGCTGACAGCTTGATTCCAAGCGCTCTGTATTATTGGGCTAAATCTTACGAGGAATCTTCTCCTTCTTTCGAAAGGGACCTTTTGAAGACGAGATACGCTCTTGAGACCTACAAACTTTTCGCGGCACGGTTTCCCTCAGACCCAAGGGTGACTGAGGCGACCGAAAGAATCAGAGAATGCGAAAATGTTCTTTTGAAGAAACTCGTCTATGAAGCCCAGGTTTACAAGAAAATGAACAAGCACGAATCGGCTTTTGTCGTTTTGGCTACCGCCGCGAGGATGTATTCTAACTCGGATTATATTCCCGAGGCTCTTTACGAAGCCGGAACGGCAGCGGCGGAAATTGGCGATTTCACAAACGCGGGTAAATTTTTGTCTGAAGTTTTGAAATACGACGGCGAGTACGCCCTTAAGGCGAGAGAAGCCCTCTCAAGACTCGGTATACCCGAAGGCGCATACCCTGACCTGTATCCCGGTGATTCCTCCCAGGAAGAATAATGAAGCTGGGGATTTTTGGCGGAAGTTTCGACCCCCCTCACATAGGCCACCTGATATTTTCCACGGACGCTCACAATGATTTCGGAATAGATGAAGTTGTATGGCTTGTCAACCACACCCCTTGCCATAAAACAAAACCAGTCCTTCCTTTTGCCCAGAGAATCCAATTCTGCAGGTTGATCACAGAGAAATTCAACTTCATAACTGTATCCGATTTGGAAGAAAGCTTGAGTAAACCCAATTACACCTTTGATTCTTTGCAGAGTATAAAAAAGGGAAGAGGAGAAAAGGATGAATACTTTCTGATGATTGGAATGGATCAGGCAAAAACTATAGACACGTGGAAAAATTCGGACTCACTAAAAGAAAACTGCCAATTCATCGTCATGAACAGGGGGGATGAAGAAGAAGAAAACTTGCTGAACTTGAAAGAATACAGGCTTATAAAAAGAAGAATCGATGTTTCTTCAACAGAAATCAGAGAAAGGATAAGGAAAGGCGATGAATACAAAGCCTATTTGGGCGAACAATTGGCGGATTTAATAAAAAGCGCGGGTTGTTATAGGTGATTATAATAGATTCCTCTTCAATAGCATACAGAAGCTATTTTGCCCTTCAAAGGGCGGACCTTAAAACTCCGGACGGAAGGGAAAGCGGAGCTGTCTATGGTTTTCTTCAAACGTTATTGTCTCTCAAAAAATCTTTTCCAGGCCATGATTTGGTTGCAGTTTTCGACAGTTCAAAACCTTCTTTCAGACGCGATTATTACGAAGGTTACAAAGCCAACAGGGAGAGGATGCCTGAACCTCTTGCGGCTCAAGTTGAAGCCCTTGTCGAGAATCTACCGTTTTTCGGATGCCCTGTACTGAAGATGGAGAAATTTGAAGCCGACGACATCATCGCCTCGTTGGTCAGGGTTCATTCTTTTTCGGAAGATATTTTAATACTTTCGAAAGATAAGGATTTAGCTCAACTTGTAAAAAAAAATATTTGCCTGATATATCCCGGGAAATCAGGAGATTGGAACGTGATGAATGAAAAAACCGTCAAGTTCAAATTCGGTGTTGAGCCTTCACAGATAAAGGATTTTCTTGTTCTGACAGGAGATACAAGCGACAACATACCGGGCGTGCCCGGGGTTGGTCCCAAAACCGCGGCTAAATTGCTCGAAAAAGGAGGTGATCTTGAAGAGATTATCCGTAACCCCGAGATTTACGCCTCCAAAAAGATCGCTTTGTCGATCAAAAACAGCAAAGACATAATAGACAGGGCAAAAAAGCTTATCGAGCTCAAATCGGATCTTGAAGTCCCGGATATTCAGGCGTTGAAAAATAAAAAAGTCTCAAAAGAGTTTATGGACTTTTTAATTCAATGGGGTTTAAAAAAAATGGCGCGGGAACTGGGCTTTGAAAGAGACGAAAAGTTAGATTTAGACAGAGAAGAAAAAAGTCTTTATTTTGAAGGGGGATTTATCTCTGCTTCTCACAGAGACGGGATTTTATTGTGGTCTGGAGAAGAATTAGACCTATCGGATGATAAAAATATTTTAAAAAAAAGAAAAGATAAGAATATTATTGTTAGCGACGACATAAAAAGAATAATGGTAGATGAAAACTTCATACCGGATAAATTTGAAGACTTAGGAACTGCATCTTACATAATTGATCCTGAATCCGGTCCGTTTGACTGTGTTTCGATTGTCAGAAAGCACACTGGAATTATTTCCAGCTTTGAGAAATCGTTGTTATCT of candidate division WOR-3 bacterium contains these proteins:
- the bamD gene encoding outer membrane protein assembly factor BamD, encoding MRIIFIALILAFLGCSTKRIDIARYTDEEAALAVAQDLFENRKYDEAAQAFNYVYMGFDFTRNKSYALYMAGLSYYEDGKYDDAIETFKVFYGKYGADSLIPSALYYWAKSYEESSPSFERDLLKTRYALETYKLFAARFPSDPRVTEATERIRECENVLLKKLVYEAQVYKKMNKHESAFVVLATAARMYSNSDYIPEALYEAGTAAAEIGDFTNAGKFLSEVLKYDGEYALKAREALSRLGIPEGAYPDLYPGDSSQEE
- the nadD gene encoding nicotinate (nicotinamide) nucleotide adenylyltransferase, coding for MKLGIFGGSFDPPHIGHLIFSTDAHNDFGIDEVVWLVNHTPCHKTKPVLPFAQRIQFCRLITEKFNFITVSDLEESLSKPNYTFDSLQSIKKGRGEKDEYFLMIGMDQAKTIDTWKNSDSLKENCQFIVMNRGDEEEENLLNLKEYRLIKRRIDVSSTEIRERIRKGDEYKAYLGEQLADLIKSAGCYR
- a CDS encoding DivIVA domain-containing protein, which encodes MGITPLEIRKMEFKKSFRGFDVQEVQSFLEIVADQLEGLNRENMSIKEQLRSLEQRLDDYKSMESTLQSTLTSAQKTSEQIRKNAEQESDLIIQNAKLQAETIMEKARSQVVEITSEISALNTHKVSIKAQIKGFLEAQLKAIETGEIKYKKVEIDDAFPQIKRKIKTNAPTLDNLFEQKNI